From a single Scomber japonicus isolate fScoJap1 chromosome 12, fScoJap1.pri, whole genome shotgun sequence genomic region:
- the LOC128369128 gene encoding ras-related protein Rap-2b-like — MREYKVVVLGSGGVGKSALTVQFVTGSFIEKYDPTIEDFYRKEIEVDSSPSVLEILDTAGTEQFASMRDLYIKNGQGFILVYSLVNQQSFQDIKPMRDQIIRVKRYERVPMILVGNKVDLEGEREVSSGEGKALAQDWNCPFMETSAKNKGSVDELFAEIVRQMNYSTVPSGGDQCCSCVLL; from the coding sequence ATGAGGGAGTACAAAGTGGTTGTTTTGGGATCGGGTGGAGTCGGGAAATCCGCGCTGACGGTCCAGTTCGTGACGGGCTCCTTCATCGAGAAGTACGACCCCACGATAGAGGATTTCTACAGGAAGGAGATCGAGGTGGACTCTTCCCCGTCAGTGCTGGAGATCCTGGATACTGCAGGGACCGAGCAGTTCGCCTCTATGCGAGACCTGTATATCAAGAACGGGCAGGGCTTCATCCTGGTCTACAGCCTGGTCAACCAGCAGAGCTTCCAGGACATCAAACCCATGAGAGACCAGATCATCCGGGTGAAGAGATACGAGAGGGTGCCCATGATCCTGGTGGGGAACAAGGTGGACctggagggggagagagaggtgtCTTCCGGGGAAGGCAAGGCGCTGGCCCAGGACTGGAACTGCCCCTTTATGGAAACTTCAGCCAAAAATAAAGGATCAGTCGACGAACTGTTTGCAGAAATAGTCAGACAGATGAACTACTCAACTGTCCCCAGTGGTGGAGACCAGTGCTGTTCATGTGTCCTgctctaa